In a genomic window of Mastacembelus armatus chromosome 3, fMasArm1.2, whole genome shotgun sequence:
- the gnao1b gene encoding guanine nucleotide binding protein (G protein), alpha activating activity polypeptide O, b: protein MGCTLSAEERAALDRSKAIEKNLKEDGMVAAKDVKLLLLGGGESGKSTIVKQMKIIHEDGFSGDDVKQYKPVVYSNTIQSLAAILRAMDSLGIEFGDKDRKADAKLVCDVVSRMEDTEPYSAELLSAMKRLWADAGTQECFNRAREYQLNDSAKYYLDSLDRIGAADYQPTEQDILRTRVKTTGIVETHFTFKNLHFRLFDVGGQRSERKKWIHCFEDVTAIIFCVALSGYDQVLHEDETTNRMHESLMLFDSICNNKFFIDTSIILFLNKKDLFAEKIKKSPLTICFPEYTGANTYDDATAYIQVQFESKNRSPNKEIYCHLTCATDTGNIQVVFDAVTDIIIANNLRGCGLY, encoded by the exons ATGGGATGTACACTGAGCGCCGAGGAGCGCGCAGCTCTGGACCGGAGCAAAGCCATCGAGAAAAACCTGAAAGAGGACGGGATGGTCGCCGCCAAGGACGTCAAACTGCTTCTGCTCG GCGGCGGAGAGTCCGGCAAAAGCACCATCGTCAAACAGATGAA GATTATCCATGAAGATGGCTTTTCTGGGGATGACGTGAAGCAGTATAAGCCTGTGGTCTACAGCAACACCATCCAGAGCTTGGCAGCCATCCTCCGAGCCATGGACTCACTGGGCATTGAGTTTGGAGACAAGGATAGAAAA GCTGATGCTAAGCTGGTTTGTGATGTGGTCAGTCGTATGGAGGACACCGAGCCATACTCTGCTGAACTTCTCAGTGCGATGAAACGTTTATGGGCTGATGCTGGGACTCAGGAGTGTTTCAACCGTGCCCGGGAATACCAGCTTAATGATTCTGCAAAATA TTATCTGGACAGTCTAGATCGGATCGGGGCAGCAGACTACCAGCCCACAGAGCAGGATATCCTGAGAACCCGAGTGAAGACCACGGGTATTGTCGAAACCCACTTCACCTTCAAAAACCTCCATTTCAG GCTGTTTGACgtgggaggtcagaggtcagagaggAAAAAGTGGATCCACTGCTTTGAAGATGTGACAGCCATTATCTTCTGTGTGGCTCTGAGTGGATACGACCAGGTGCTCCATGAAGATGAAACAACT AACCGCATGCACGAGTCACTTATGCTCTTCGACTCCATCTGTAACAACAAGTTCTTCATTGACACCTCCATCATCCTCTTCCTTAACAAGAAGGATCTGTTTGCTGAGAAGATTAAGAAGTCACCACTGACGATCTGTTTTCCAGAATACACAG GTGCTAACACTTACGACGATGCTACTGCATATATTCAGGTTCAGTTTGAGAGTAAGAACCGCTCTCCCAATAAGGAGATCTACTGTCACCTGACCTGTGCTACAGACACAGGAAACATCCAGGTAGTGTTTGATGCCGTCACTGACATCATTATTGCAAACAACCTTCGAGGGTGTGGCTTATACTGA